A region from the Sandaracinus amylolyticus genome encodes:
- the feoB gene encoding ferrous iron transport protein B: MSEAPRTVVLAGNPNAGKTTLFNALTGARARTGNYPGVTVERRVGKVALADGARVDLVDLPGTYSLTARSPEEQVAVDALLPLAGPPPDAVIVVCDASALERHLYLALQILETGLPVVIALNMMDEARGAGIDVDVAHLAQDLGADVVPVVARSGEGLPALRAALTRALTVTSARDASASMLALEGATLRDVEHVEKTIAPMVRRDVDPAHRASMARARALWAILSIGDDELRGVPAAVREAVAEVRGRADAEGRSIDREIIATRYARIDALARDAIRVTPGAAKRSVTDRIDAVLTHPFAGLVVFTLVMGALFQALFTWSEPMVGAIEAMVAGAQDVLRSYAPAGPLRDLLVDGVIAGVGNVIVFVPQIALLSLFIAVLEDSGYLARVAFVIDRVMSGVGLHGRAFVPLLSGFACAVPAILATRTIENRKDRLVTMLALPLMSCSARLPVYTLVIAVAFPASATLPGGIAVGAVALLAMYALSVITTLGAAAVMRRTVLRGPKPALVLELPPYRVPVLRNVMLATWDRARTFVVDAGTLILAITIVLWGLLSYPRDGALEARYDAMRAEAEATLEGEALDVRVASIDAENAAERMEQSLAGQVGRAIEPAIAPLGFDWKIGVGLIASFAAREVLVSTLGIVYGAGEDTDEENDTLRGELRAARHADGTRVFTPLVGLSLMVFFVLAAQCMSTFAMVKRESGSWKWPVLMVVYMNTLAYLASLLVFQVGRALGFS, translated from the coding sequence GTGAGCGAAGCACCGCGCACCGTCGTCCTCGCGGGCAATCCGAACGCGGGCAAGACGACGCTCTTCAACGCGCTGACCGGCGCTCGCGCGCGCACCGGCAACTATCCGGGGGTCACCGTCGAGCGCCGCGTGGGCAAGGTCGCGCTGGCGGACGGCGCGCGCGTCGATCTCGTCGATCTGCCGGGCACGTACAGCCTCACCGCGCGCTCGCCGGAGGAGCAGGTCGCGGTCGACGCGCTGCTCCCGCTCGCGGGGCCTCCGCCCGACGCGGTGATCGTCGTGTGCGACGCGAGCGCGCTCGAGCGGCACCTCTACCTCGCGCTGCAGATCCTCGAGACGGGCCTGCCCGTCGTGATCGCGCTCAACATGATGGACGAGGCGCGCGGCGCGGGGATCGACGTGGACGTCGCGCACCTCGCGCAGGACCTCGGCGCGGACGTGGTGCCGGTGGTCGCGCGCAGCGGGGAAGGGCTGCCCGCGCTGCGCGCTGCGCTCACGCGTGCGCTCACGGTGACGTCGGCGCGCGATGCGTCCGCGAGCATGCTCGCGCTCGAGGGCGCGACGCTGCGCGACGTGGAGCACGTCGAGAAGACGATCGCGCCGATGGTGCGCCGCGACGTCGACCCCGCGCACCGTGCGTCGATGGCGCGCGCGCGCGCGCTGTGGGCGATCCTCTCGATCGGCGACGACGAGCTGCGCGGTGTGCCCGCCGCGGTGCGCGAGGCCGTCGCGGAAGTGCGCGGGCGCGCCGATGCGGAAGGGCGCTCGATCGATCGCGAGATCATCGCGACGCGCTATGCGCGCATCGACGCGCTCGCGCGCGACGCGATCCGCGTGACGCCGGGCGCTGCGAAGCGGAGCGTCACGGATCGCATCGACGCGGTGCTGACGCATCCGTTCGCCGGGCTCGTCGTGTTCACGCTGGTGATGGGCGCGCTGTTCCAGGCGCTCTTCACGTGGTCGGAGCCGATGGTCGGCGCGATCGAGGCGATGGTCGCGGGCGCGCAGGACGTGCTGCGCAGCTACGCGCCCGCGGGGCCGCTGCGCGATCTGCTCGTCGACGGAGTGATCGCGGGCGTCGGCAACGTGATCGTGTTCGTGCCGCAGATCGCGCTGCTCTCGCTGTTCATCGCGGTGCTCGAGGACTCCGGCTACCTCGCGCGCGTCGCGTTCGTGATCGATCGTGTGATGAGCGGCGTCGGGCTGCATGGGCGCGCGTTCGTGCCGCTGCTCTCGGGGTTCGCGTGCGCCGTGCCCGCGATCCTCGCGACGCGCACGATCGAGAACCGCAAGGACCGCCTCGTCACGATGCTCGCGCTGCCGCTGATGTCGTGCAGCGCGCGACTGCCGGTGTACACGCTGGTGATCGCGGTCGCGTTCCCCGCGTCGGCGACGCTGCCGGGCGGGATCGCGGTGGGCGCCGTCGCGCTGCTCGCGATGTACGCGCTCTCGGTGATCACGACGCTCGGCGCCGCGGCGGTGATGCGACGCACCGTGCTCCGCGGTCCGAAGCCCGCGCTGGTGCTCGAGCTGCCGCCGTATCGCGTGCCGGTGCTGCGCAACGTGATGCTCGCGACGTGGGATCGCGCGCGCACGTTCGTCGTCGACGCGGGCACGCTGATCCTCGCGATCACGATCGTGCTGTGGGGGCTGCTCTCGTATCCGCGCGATGGCGCGCTCGAGGCGCGCTACGACGCGATGCGCGCCGAGGCGGAAGCGACGCTCGAGGGCGAGGCGCTCGACGTGCGCGTCGCGAGCATCGACGCCGAGAACGCGGCGGAGCGCATGGAGCAGAGCCTCGCGGGGCAGGTCGGTCGCGCGATCGAGCCCGCGATCGCGCCGCTCGGGTTCGACTGGAAGATCGGCGTCGGGCTGATCGCGTCGTTCGCGGCGCGCGAGGTGCTCGTGAGCACCCTCGGCATCGTGTACGGCGCGGGCGAGGACACGGACGAGGAGAACGACACGCTGCGCGGCGAGCTGCGCGCGGCGCGACATGCGGACGGGACGCGCGTGTTCACGCCGCTCGTCGGGCTCTCGCTGATGGTCTTCTTCGTGCTCGCGGCGCAGTGCATGAGCACGTTCGCGATGGTGAAGCGCGAGTCGGGCTCGTGGAAATGGCCCGTGCTCATGGTCGTCTACATGAACACGCTGGCGTACCTGGCGTCGCTGCTCGTGTTCCAGGTCGGACGCGCGCTCGGCTTTTCTTGA
- a CDS encoding FeoA family protein, whose product MAKTLADLRVGDEAVVSDVGGDRGVARRLMEMGVLPGTRVRIARVAPLGDPIEIRVRSYSLSIRRAEARGVYVTADAS is encoded by the coding sequence ATGGCGAAAACGCTGGCGGATCTTCGGGTTGGCGACGAAGCAGTGGTCTCCGACGTGGGAGGTGACCGCGGCGTCGCGCGACGGCTCATGGAGATGGGTGTCCTGCCGGGGACGAGGGTGCGCATCGCGCGCGTCGCGCCGCTCGGGGATCCGATCGAGATCCGCGTGCGCAGCTACTCGCTCTCGATCCGTCGCGCCGAGGCGCGCGGCGTGTACGTGACGGCGGACGCGTCGTGA
- a CDS encoding penicillin-insensitive murein endopeptidase: MRRALPAFALLLAAGCYGAVPGPREATSIGTTSSGILAHGVALPERGPGFVRARPGEETRWGTPGLVGALQRAFASVARTFPGSVPARVGDLSAPGGGRHTRHRSHRTGRDVDVIFYLTDPDGRATTPRGWLAFGRYGHAIEESSGDLFFFDDARNWHFVRTLLLDPEADVQWIFVSRGLKTRLLEYALAHETSAEALVRAAYVVQQPERAAPHDDHFHVRVFCSAHDRASGCRDVGPRWPWLRPDVEAIAGRDGAGLDDASLLAALLDGDDPAAGGDAPRARPLVSTR; encoded by the coding sequence ATGCGACGCGCGCTGCCTGCGTTCGCGCTGCTGCTCGCGGCCGGCTGCTACGGCGCCGTGCCGGGCCCCCGCGAGGCCACGTCGATCGGCACGACGTCCTCGGGGATCCTCGCGCACGGCGTGGCGCTGCCGGAGCGCGGCCCCGGCTTCGTGCGCGCGCGGCCCGGCGAGGAGACGCGGTGGGGCACGCCGGGGCTCGTCGGCGCGCTGCAGCGCGCGTTCGCGTCGGTCGCGCGGACGTTCCCGGGCTCGGTGCCGGCGCGCGTCGGCGATCTCTCCGCGCCCGGCGGCGGGCGGCACACGCGACACCGCAGCCACCGCACCGGCCGCGACGTCGACGTCATCTTCTATCTGACCGACCCCGATGGGCGCGCGACCACGCCGCGCGGGTGGCTCGCGTTCGGTCGCTACGGCCACGCGATCGAGGAGTCGAGCGGCGATCTCTTCTTCTTCGACGACGCGCGCAACTGGCACTTCGTCCGCACGCTGCTGCTCGATCCCGAGGCCGACGTGCAGTGGATCTTCGTGAGCCGCGGGCTGAAGACGCGCCTCCTCGAGTACGCGCTCGCGCACGAGACGAGCGCGGAGGCGCTGGTGCGCGCGGCGTACGTGGTGCAGCAGCCCGAGCGCGCGGCGCCGCACGACGATCACTTCCACGTGCGCGTGTTCTGCAGCGCGCACGATCGCGCGTCGGGCTGTCGCGACGTAGGCCCGCGCTGGCCGTGGCTGCGGCCCGACGTCGAGGCGATCGCGGGGCGCGACGGAGCCGGGCTCGACGATGCCTCGCTGCTCGCCGCGCTGCTCGACGGCGACGACCCGGCCGCCGGCGGCGACGCGCCGCGCGCACGTCCGCTGGTCTCGACGCGTTAG
- a CDS encoding tetratricopeptide repeat protein, whose product MDQLSAHLDRAWDLVSRGDFSGAMRSAEKSLEIDPDSPEVHNLMGYIRAQEGHAEEALEHYERAIELDESFVEAMLNAAEVCIHPLQDWDGAIARIESALDWIEDPEEQADAMLLKIDALLGKGDRAGAAVVVNALPEGPFESAGIAFSIGRARFETGDVRGAEPWLRRAIEKETRHAEAHYYLGLVLQERSDARGAALAFLHSRHAEVRGGAPAPMVSSETFERRVQSAIGRLRENVARVIEGALVIVGDVPGAEVVAEGVDPRIPVLLDDLGAEDEPPRAGRVFVYQRNVERIAAGPMELEEEIARSITEEVEHVFPEVAGAPATESEIQN is encoded by the coding sequence ATGGACCAGCTCAGCGCCCACCTCGATCGTGCGTGGGACCTCGTCTCGCGCGGAGACTTCTCGGGGGCGATGCGCTCCGCCGAGAAGTCGCTCGAGATCGACCCGGACTCGCCCGAGGTGCACAACCTCATGGGCTACATCCGCGCGCAGGAGGGCCACGCCGAGGAGGCGCTCGAGCACTACGAGCGCGCGATCGAGCTCGACGAGAGCTTCGTCGAGGCGATGCTCAACGCGGCCGAGGTGTGCATCCACCCGCTGCAGGACTGGGACGGCGCGATCGCGCGCATCGAGTCCGCGCTCGACTGGATCGAGGATCCCGAGGAGCAGGCCGACGCGATGCTCCTCAAGATCGACGCGCTGCTCGGCAAGGGCGATCGCGCGGGCGCGGCCGTCGTGGTGAACGCGCTGCCCGAAGGGCCCTTCGAGAGCGCGGGGATCGCGTTCTCGATCGGGCGCGCGCGGTTCGAGACCGGCGACGTGCGCGGCGCCGAGCCGTGGCTGCGTCGTGCGATCGAGAAGGAGACGCGCCACGCGGAGGCGCACTACTACCTCGGCCTCGTGCTGCAGGAGCGCAGCGACGCGCGCGGCGCGGCCCTCGCGTTCCTGCACTCGCGGCACGCGGAGGTGCGCGGTGGCGCGCCGGCGCCGATGGTGAGCTCCGAGACGTTCGAGCGGCGCGTGCAGTCGGCGATCGGTCGCTTGCGCGAGAACGTCGCGCGCGTGATCGAGGGCGCGCTGGTGATCGTCGGTGACGTGCCGGGCGCCGAGGTGGTCGCCGAGGGCGTGGACCCGCGCATCCCGGTGCTGCTCGACGATCTGGGCGCGGAGGACGAGCCGCCGCGCGCTGGGCGTGTGTTCGTGTACCAGCGCAACGTGGAGCGCATCGCCGCGGGGCCGATGGAGCTCGAAGAGGAGATCGCGCGCTCGATCACCGAAGAGGTCGAGCACGTGTTCCCCGAGGTCGCGGGCGCGCCGGCGACCGAGAGCGAGATCCAGAACTAG
- a CDS encoding RluA family pseudouridine synthase: MRPRGRDRRPAPPPEVRIAHRDAHLLVLVKPPALPTTAPDASTITLTSIARSLDPGAPKMHPSSRLDRDVTGLVTFARTDRAIDALLEARREGRYERTYLALVGGVPEERGRWTWGIAIDPRDATRRIALQESETGERAQDASSRYERRGIASGYAALALFPETGRTHQLRVHCAAAGHPILGDVTYGGAPRVVLDDGRVIGARRPMLHCARLVLPDVAHGGSLELVAPAPDDLARTWAGLGGDPGALVI; encoded by the coding sequence ATGCGACCCCGCGGGCGTGATCGCCGCCCCGCGCCGCCCCCCGAGGTGCGGATCGCGCATCGCGACGCGCACCTGCTCGTGCTGGTGAAGCCGCCCGCGCTGCCGACCACGGCGCCCGACGCGAGCACGATCACGCTCACGTCGATCGCGCGCTCGCTCGATCCCGGCGCGCCGAAGATGCATCCGAGCTCGCGCCTCGATCGCGACGTGACCGGGCTCGTCACGTTCGCGCGCACCGATCGCGCGATCGACGCGCTGCTCGAGGCGCGTCGCGAAGGGCGCTACGAGCGCACCTACCTCGCGCTGGTCGGCGGGGTGCCCGAGGAGCGCGGCCGCTGGACGTGGGGCATCGCGATCGATCCGCGTGACGCGACGCGGCGCATCGCGCTCCAGGAAAGCGAGACCGGTGAGCGCGCGCAGGACGCGAGCTCGCGCTACGAGCGGCGCGGAATCGCGAGCGGCTACGCCGCGCTCGCGCTCTTCCCCGAGACCGGCCGCACGCACCAGCTGCGCGTCCACTGCGCGGCGGCGGGCCATCCGATCCTCGGTGACGTGACCTACGGCGGCGCGCCGCGCGTCGTGCTCGACGACGGCCGCGTGATCGGCGCGCGTCGTCCGATGCTGCACTGCGCGCGGCTCGTGCTGCCCGACGTCGCGCACGGCGGATCGCTCGAGCTCGTCGCGCCCGCGCCGGACGATCTCGCGCGCACGTGGGCCGGCCTCGGCGGCGATCCCGGGGCGCTCGTGATCTAG
- a CDS encoding PEP/pyruvate-binding domain-containing protein encodes MGPHVRRIESLVPRRTPAFGGKAKNLAALARAGFPVPAAFAVAAEVCDDFLRATLAPDEQPAALLAAPSRDVTPERLADIAARVRRAPLTRAIAADVHAAFATLRKEGARAIAVRSSSLREDEQARSAAGLHDTVLGVEHEDALDDALRAVWASSFDPRVLGYLRALGSASAEAGLGMGVVLQALVPADVAGVLFTVNPLSADPGEMVINASLGLGKTVVDGSVSPDTYRVDKASGWVRDRVIGDKARAIKWDDERGVIEEDVPAEARAQESLSDDVLDRLIELGVRIEDHFGDARDIEWAVVGRNVYVLQARPVTAIVTPPRRASSRRARRADRARIVWSNVNVGEALPGVATPFTWSVLSGFSDRGFRRAFGALGCSVPKDAELVGNFRGRIYLNMSEFTAIASQVPGLRPRVLLSLGGGGEIDRLEHDVERRGSAAFLARLPMTASRYVRENARLGERVAQFEKWFEAERARIDAIDFRVLSATALHRVLGEVERLLDPTGEVLLNVYGNLLACVVALRALVSAVADEPRADSLMRELLTGLDDVDSAAPGLALYRIARIARGDLRARDHILRTPPAELRVASIPEGPTRRALLDFFARYGGRGAREAEIAEPRWREDPTLPFTTLRLHLMSEHDEGPEEVQRRQLEVRERAQAELEGLLPLPVRLSGGALAVRKLLTLVQDFMRLREHLRGHVVTVLGLYREVVLDASRRLAAMEPGCGPDGGFFLTVDELHALLKGDVGPVSVLIRRRRLQYERDRALPPPPDTFVGFPPPVEAEALPDGALRGLGASTGRVIGTARVVETASDATALAPGEVLVVQQADVGWTPLFLAAAAIVTDLGGPLSHASVVAREFGVPAVVNVRHGTRVIRTGDRVEVDGDAGTVRIVERAHATRDREEHARDATPRA; translated from the coding sequence ATGGGGCCGCACGTCCGACGGATCGAATCGCTCGTCCCGCGCCGCACACCGGCGTTCGGCGGCAAGGCGAAGAACCTCGCGGCGCTCGCGCGCGCCGGCTTCCCGGTGCCCGCAGCGTTCGCGGTCGCGGCCGAGGTCTGCGACGACTTCTTGCGCGCGACGCTCGCGCCCGACGAGCAACCTGCCGCGCTGCTCGCCGCGCCCTCGCGCGACGTCACGCCCGAGCGCCTCGCGGACATCGCCGCGCGCGTGCGCCGCGCGCCGCTCACGCGTGCGATCGCCGCGGACGTCCACGCCGCGTTCGCGACGCTGCGCAAGGAAGGCGCGCGCGCCATCGCGGTGCGCTCGTCGTCGCTCCGAGAGGACGAGCAGGCGCGCTCCGCCGCGGGCCTCCACGACACCGTGCTCGGCGTGGAGCACGAGGACGCGCTCGACGACGCGCTGCGCGCGGTGTGGGCGAGCTCGTTCGATCCGCGCGTGCTCGGCTACCTGCGCGCGCTCGGAAGCGCGAGCGCGGAGGCCGGGCTCGGAATGGGCGTGGTGCTGCAGGCGCTCGTGCCCGCCGACGTCGCGGGTGTGCTCTTCACGGTGAACCCGCTCTCCGCGGATCCCGGCGAGATGGTGATCAACGCGTCGCTCGGCCTCGGCAAGACCGTCGTCGACGGCAGCGTCTCGCCCGACACGTACCGCGTCGACAAGGCGAGCGGCTGGGTGCGCGATCGCGTGATCGGCGACAAGGCGCGCGCGATCAAGTGGGACGACGAGCGCGGCGTGATCGAGGAGGACGTGCCCGCCGAGGCACGCGCGCAGGAGTCGCTCTCGGACGACGTGCTCGATCGGCTGATCGAGCTCGGCGTGCGCATCGAGGATCACTTCGGCGACGCGCGCGACATCGAGTGGGCGGTCGTCGGGCGCAACGTCTACGTGCTGCAGGCGCGGCCGGTGACCGCGATCGTGACGCCGCCGCGCCGGGCGAGCTCGCGACGTGCGCGCCGCGCCGATCGCGCGCGCATCGTCTGGTCGAACGTGAACGTCGGCGAGGCGCTGCCCGGGGTCGCGACGCCGTTCACGTGGTCGGTGCTGAGCGGCTTCAGCGATCGCGGGTTCCGCCGCGCGTTCGGCGCGCTCGGGTGCAGCGTGCCGAAGGACGCCGAGCTCGTCGGCAACTTCCGCGGCCGCATCTACCTCAACATGAGCGAGTTCACCGCGATCGCGTCGCAGGTGCCCGGCCTGCGCCCGCGCGTGCTCCTCTCGCTCGGCGGCGGTGGCGAGATCGATCGCCTCGAGCACGACGTGGAGCGCCGCGGTTCCGCCGCGTTCCTCGCGCGCCTTCCGATGACCGCGTCGCGCTACGTGCGCGAGAACGCGCGGCTCGGCGAGCGCGTCGCGCAGTTCGAGAAGTGGTTCGAGGCGGAGCGCGCGCGCATCGACGCGATCGACTTCCGCGTGCTGAGCGCGACCGCGCTGCACCGCGTGCTCGGAGAGGTCGAGCGCCTGCTCGATCCGACCGGCGAGGTGCTGCTCAACGTGTACGGGAACCTGCTCGCGTGCGTCGTCGCGCTGCGCGCGCTCGTGAGCGCCGTCGCGGACGAGCCGCGCGCGGACTCGCTCATGCGCGAGCTGCTCACCGGCCTCGACGACGTCGACAGCGCCGCGCCCGGGCTCGCGCTCTATCGCATCGCGCGCATCGCGCGGGGCGATCTGCGCGCCCGCGATCACATCCTGCGCACGCCGCCCGCCGAGCTCCGTGTCGCGTCGATCCCCGAGGGCCCCACGCGCCGCGCGCTGCTCGACTTCTTCGCGCGCTACGGCGGACGGGGCGCGCGCGAGGCGGAGATCGCGGAGCCGCGCTGGCGCGAGGATCCGACGCTGCCCTTCACGACGCTGCGCTTGCACCTGATGAGCGAGCACGACGAAGGCCCCGAGGAGGTGCAGCGGCGCCAGCTCGAAGTGCGCGAGCGCGCCCAGGCGGAGCTCGAGGGCCTCTTGCCGCTGCCGGTGCGCCTCTCGGGCGGCGCGCTCGCGGTGCGCAAGCTGCTCACGCTCGTGCAGGACTTCATGCGGCTGCGCGAGCACCTCCGCGGTCACGTCGTGACGGTGCTCGGGCTCTATCGCGAGGTCGTGCTCGACGCGTCGCGGCGGCTCGCCGCGATGGAGCCCGGCTGCGGGCCCGACGGCGGGTTCTTCCTGACCGTCGACGAGCTGCACGCGCTGCTCAAGGGCGACGTGGGGCCGGTCTCGGTGCTCATCCGGCGCCGGCGTCTGCAGTACGAGCGAGATCGTGCGCTGCCACCGCCGCCCGACACGTTCGTCGGGTTCCCGCCGCCCGTCGAAGCCGAAGCGCTGCCGGACGGCGCGCTGCGCGGGCTCGGCGCGTCGACGGGCCGCGTGATCGGCACCGCGCGCGTGGTCGAGACCGCGAGCGACGCGACCGCGCTCGCGCCCGGCGAGGTGCTCGTGGTGCAGCAGGCCGACGTGGGCTGGACGCCGCTCTTCCTCGCCGCGGCGGCGATCGTGACCGACCTCGGTGGGCCGCTCTCGCACGCGAGCGTGGTCGCGCGCGAGTTCGGCGTGCCCGCGGTCGTCAACGTGCGGCACGGCACGCGCGTGATCCGCACCGGTGATCGCGTCGAGGTCGACGGAGACGCGGGCACGGTCCGCATCGTCGAGCGCGCGCACGCGACGCGCGATCGCGAGGAGCACGCCCGCGATGCGACCCCGCGGGCGTGA
- a CDS encoding serine/threonine-protein kinase, with the protein MTDVMLAGRYQLLDVLGEGANAVVWRALDSASGNLVAVKRLRPALASVEEWRARLRREGRAIVTLRHPGVVRVSELAEEDGGAPYLVMELFYGETLATRLARVGRLGHEEALAIAVPLLDALSAVHAHGLVHRDVKPSNVMLVKELRGDRVVLLDFGLACLLDGTQRVTREGARIGTPVYMSPEQARGVPQIDVRADVWAVGGLLYEMLVGRAPFRASGALEVLHAVIAKSPAPVRTLVPDVPAALDAAITVALSKRPQDRHASASAMASALREIGAVPRGRAAR; encoded by the coding sequence GTGACCGACGTGATGCTCGCGGGTCGCTACCAGCTGCTCGACGTCCTCGGTGAGGGCGCGAACGCGGTCGTGTGGCGCGCGCTCGACAGCGCGTCGGGCAATCTCGTGGCGGTCAAGCGCCTGCGCCCCGCGCTCGCGAGCGTCGAGGAGTGGCGCGCGCGGCTCCGCCGCGAAGGGCGCGCCATCGTCACGCTGCGACACCCCGGCGTCGTGCGCGTGAGCGAGCTCGCCGAGGAGGACGGCGGCGCGCCGTACCTCGTGATGGAGCTGTTCTACGGCGAGACGCTCGCGACGCGGCTCGCGCGCGTCGGTCGGCTCGGCCACGAGGAAGCGCTCGCGATCGCGGTACCGCTCCTCGACGCGCTCTCCGCGGTGCACGCGCACGGGCTCGTGCATCGCGACGTGAAGCCGTCGAACGTGATGCTCGTGAAGGAGCTGCGCGGCGATCGCGTGGTGCTGCTCGATTTCGGCCTCGCGTGCCTTCTCGACGGCACGCAGCGCGTCACGCGCGAGGGCGCGCGCATCGGCACGCCCGTGTACATGAGCCCGGAGCAAGCGCGCGGCGTGCCGCAGATCGACGTGCGGGCCGACGTGTGGGCCGTCGGCGGCTTGCTCTACGAGATGCTCGTCGGGCGCGCACCGTTTCGCGCGAGCGGCGCGCTCGAGGTGCTGCACGCGGTGATCGCGAAGTCGCCCGCGCCGGTGCGCACGCTCGTCCCGGACGTGCCCGCGGCGCTCGACGCGGCGATCACCGTCGCGCTCTCGAAGCGACCGCAGGATCGTCACGCGAGCGCGTCGGCGATGGCGTCCGCGCTGCGCGAGATCGGCGCCGTCCCGCGTGGTCGTGCGGCGCGCTGA
- a CDS encoding HupE/UreJ family protein, which produces MWRVVVLGILACASTAHAHRGSAKYVVVERTSEGASIDVELEVVDAAMELGLGEDAPASAVLARGDDLGALLARGITIGDGTSACSAHAGAPSEVEGEDGPPRLSLSIDYACPPGDLVLRDDTIFPTDAQHEAFVRIRFADDSDARVLRAGRQEVALGEPPSIPSLLGRFLVEGVLHLVTGYDHLLFLLSLVLTAGGLARREGMRVALRDVAIVVTAFTLGHSVTLIAAALGVIVLPSRLVESVIAGSIAVVALLNVWRPDERRSMPWLALGFGLVHGFGFSGVLAELGLPAQARVLSLLAFNVGIELAQLAFVAVMLAPLAWLAGKPGYRTWIVRGGSIAIALLALVWLVERATAP; this is translated from the coding sequence ATGTGGCGGGTCGTCGTCCTGGGAATCCTCGCGTGCGCGTCGACGGCGCACGCCCATCGCGGATCCGCGAAGTACGTCGTGGTCGAGCGCACGAGCGAGGGCGCGTCGATCGACGTGGAGCTCGAGGTGGTCGACGCCGCGATGGAGCTCGGGCTCGGCGAGGACGCGCCCGCGTCGGCGGTGCTCGCGCGCGGTGACGACCTGGGCGCGCTGCTCGCGCGTGGGATCACGATCGGCGACGGAACGAGCGCGTGCAGCGCGCACGCCGGCGCACCGAGCGAAGTCGAGGGCGAGGATGGCCCGCCGCGGCTCTCGCTGTCGATCGACTACGCGTGCCCTCCGGGTGATCTCGTCCTGCGCGACGACACGATCTTCCCGACCGACGCGCAGCACGAAGCGTTCGTGCGCATCCGCTTCGCCGACGACTCCGACGCGCGCGTGCTCCGCGCCGGACGCCAAGAGGTCGCGCTCGGCGAGCCCCCGTCGATCCCGTCGCTGCTGGGTCGCTTCCTCGTCGAAGGCGTGCTGCACCTCGTCACCGGCTACGACCATCTGCTCTTCTTGCTCTCGCTGGTGCTCACCGCGGGCGGGCTCGCGCGGCGCGAAGGGATGCGGGTCGCGCTGCGCGACGTCGCGATCGTCGTCACCGCGTTCACGCTCGGGCACAGCGTCACGCTGATCGCTGCGGCGCTCGGCGTGATCGTGCTGCCTTCGAGGCTCGTCGAGAGCGTGATCGCCGGTTCGATCGCGGTGGTCGCGCTCCTCAACGTGTGGCGCCCCGACGAGCGCCGCTCGATGCCGTGGCTCGCGCTCGGCTTCGGCCTCGTCCACGGCTTCGGGTTCTCCGGCGTGCTCGCGGAGCTCGGCCTTCCTGCGCAGGCGCGCGTGCTCTCGTTGCTCGCGTTCAACGTCGGCATCGAGCTCGCGCAGCTCGCGTTCGTCGCGGTGATGCTCGCACCGCTCGCGTGGCTCGCGGGCAAGCCGGGCTATCGCACGTGGATCGTGCGCGGCGGATCCATCGCGATCGCGCTGCTCGCGCTCGTCTGGCTCGTCGAGCGCGCGACCGCACCGTAG